From a region of the Timaviella obliquedivisa GSE-PSE-MK23-08B genome:
- a CDS encoding ATP-binding protein produces MSVLLETFQAAYRNLELQPLMTPKELDHLRVSYGDQVIEELVQLIEDSNAGDSKVIFSGHRGCGKSTLLAEFSRSPMLGDRYFVVLFSIARSIEMSDVDHVNVLFAIALNLMLKAEHESVALPKATRDAIYKWFAELTKTDVKEIKGEAGFGFNFLEAISFKLQANTTLRREIKQKYERNDYELVAQLNIIAAALQDATQKSLLVIIDDLDKLNLSVVEPIFRDNIKTLCLPGFHIIYTVPIAILRDKDILPTLETETNGQIITMPVIKLFAKDFANDPSASINAEILDTLCTILHRRIPDTLIDRATAEQLIRYSGGVLRELIRIASESCRICLRLIRRDPNQLTLQINADILDEAVNKLRNDFAIRLGKVDYEILQKTYTDLEPEDPAQKEFLDLLHNLHILEYRNRKIWYNTHPIVVELLKDRKLIP; encoded by the coding sequence ATGTCTGTCCTCCTGGAAACCTTTCAAGCGGCATATCGCAATTTAGAGCTTCAGCCCTTAATGACTCCTAAAGAGCTAGATCATTTGCGGGTGTCTTATGGCGATCAGGTCATTGAGGAATTAGTGCAACTGATTGAAGACAGCAACGCTGGCGATAGTAAAGTCATTTTTTCGGGGCATCGGGGCTGTGGTAAGTCAACGCTGTTGGCAGAGTTTAGCCGGAGTCCCATGTTAGGCGATCGCTACTTTGTCGTGCTGTTTTCAATTGCCAGATCCATCGAAATGTCTGATGTGGATCATGTCAATGTTTTGTTTGCGATCGCCCTTAACCTCATGCTTAAAGCCGAGCATGAAAGCGTAGCCCTGCCTAAAGCCACCCGAGATGCCATTTACAAGTGGTTTGCTGAGTTAACCAAAACCGATGTCAAGGAAATTAAAGGAGAAGCCGGATTTGGCTTTAATTTCCTTGAAGCCATTAGCTTCAAACTTCAAGCTAACACTACGCTGCGGCGAGAAATCAAACAAAAATATGAACGCAACGATTATGAACTTGTTGCCCAACTCAACATCATTGCCGCCGCTCTGCAAGACGCAACCCAAAAGAGCCTCCTCGTCATCATCGACGATTTAGATAAACTCAATCTATCTGTTGTCGAACCGATCTTTCGAGACAACATCAAAACCCTGTGTCTGCCTGGCTTCCACATCATCTACACCGTCCCGATCGCCATCTTGCGCGACAAAGACATTCTGCCCACCCTAGAAACCGAAACCAACGGGCAGATTATCACCATGCCCGTCATCAAACTATTTGCCAAAGACTTCGCTAATGACCCCAGTGCCTCCATTAATGCAGAGATTCTAGATACGCTCTGCACCATTCTCCACCGTCGTATTCCCGACACCCTGATCGATCGCGCCACCGCAGAACAATTAATCCGCTACAGCGGCGGCGTATTGCGCGAACTGATTCGGATTGCGAGTGAATCTTGCCGCATTTGTTTACGCTTGATTCGTCGAGATCCAAACCAGCTAACGTTGCAAATCAACGCAGATATTTTAGACGAAGCCGTGAACAAACTTCGGAATGACTTTGCAATCCGATTAGGCAAAGTGGACTATGAGATTCTCCAAAAAACCTATACCGATCTAGAACCAGAAGATCCGGCACAGAAGGAATTCTTAGATCTGCTCCATAATTTACATATTTTGGAATATCGTAATCGCAAAATTTGGTACAACACCCATCCAATTGTGGTGGAGCTTTTGAAAGATCGGAAGTTAATTCCATGA